Proteins encoded by one window of Cuniculiplasma divulgatum:
- a CDS encoding radical SAM protein, translated as MKSLPGKSVYNGHLPLGCTMCAKGAKMVLFVSGICDAKCFYCPLSEQKKMNDVMFADEMPLANMKDAIFEAKMIQATGTGITGGDPLKFYERTAEYIKILKEEFGDSHHIHLYTISGSKEAIETVAKACLDEIRFHPPEEIWRVMDRSIFKDRIKWSRDMGMSVGIEVPSLPGRFEDTRALIDFSRKMDLDFINLNELEFSETNYENLLGKNYKIKNDVESGAKDSQKLAIDMVKENPDFTVHYCSASFKDGVQLKNRLKRRAKNVAKPYDIVTKDGTIIRGIIQGGPVEEMAEALLNIGIPKNEMQINKIKRRVEIAPWIVDDLKGKLDYEIYQIEEYPTWDAIEVERVKI; from the coding sequence ATGAAGAGTCTTCCCGGGAAGTCAGTATACAATGGTCATTTACCATTAGGTTGCACCATGTGTGCAAAGGGGGCAAAGATGGTACTTTTCGTATCAGGGATATGTGATGCGAAGTGTTTTTATTGCCCATTATCAGAACAAAAAAAGATGAATGACGTGATGTTTGCAGATGAAATGCCACTTGCAAATATGAAAGATGCCATTTTTGAAGCAAAGATGATCCAGGCTACCGGTACTGGAATCACGGGTGGTGATCCACTAAAGTTCTATGAGCGAACGGCTGAATATATCAAAATTTTGAAGGAGGAATTTGGAGATTCTCATCATATTCATTTATACACAATAAGCGGTTCCAAGGAAGCTATAGAAACTGTAGCAAAGGCATGTCTTGATGAAATAAGATTCCATCCTCCAGAGGAGATATGGCGTGTTATGGACCGTTCTATTTTCAAGGACAGGATAAAATGGTCCAGAGATATGGGAATGAGTGTTGGTATCGAGGTTCCAAGTCTTCCAGGAAGGTTTGAGGACACAAGAGCATTAATCGATTTCAGCAGGAAAATGGACCTTGATTTTATTAATCTCAATGAACTGGAATTCTCAGAAACGAATTATGAAAATCTTCTTGGCAAGAACTACAAAATTAAAAATGATGTAGAATCTGGTGCGAAAGATTCACAAAAACTTGCCATAGATATGGTGAAGGAAAATCCTGATTTTACAGTTCACTACTGCTCCGCTTCTTTTAAGGATGGAGTTCAGCTCAAGAATCGTCTTAAGAGGAGAGCAAAAAATGTGGCAAAGCCATATGACATAGTTACAAAGGATGGAACCATAATTAGGGGTATAATTCAGGGCGGTCCTGTGGAGGAGATGGCTGAGGCACTTTTAAATATTGGAATTCCCAAAAATGAAATGCAGATAAATAAGATAAAGAGAAGAGTTGAGATAGCACCATGGATCGTTGATGATCTTAAGGGAAAACTTGATTATGAAATTTACCAGATAGAAGAATACCCAACGTGGGATGCCATAGAGGTCGAGAGGGTAAAAATTTAA
- a CDS encoding diphthine--ammonia ligase — protein sequence MKAISLLSGGKDSFLSTVIAQEQGLEVVCCVTVEPVKYSEMFHVPNYKIAKYVAKLIGLDTVFISETNFYKDLLSLAEKLGARAIISGAIASNFQKTRIEKFCTENNLLSYSPLWLMDQENELRSVILSGIRPIIVSVSAEGLGHENLGKVIDQDMISELIKLRNSLRINIAGEGGEYESLVIGFNKKILKIQKFEDVMDGSMAYRKIDKIELQD from the coding sequence ATGAAAGCTATTTCATTATTATCAGGTGGAAAAGATTCATTTCTTTCCACAGTTATAGCTCAGGAACAGGGTCTAGAGGTAGTATGCTGTGTAACTGTCGAGCCTGTAAAGTATTCTGAAATGTTTCATGTGCCTAATTACAAAATTGCCAAATATGTAGCAAAATTGATTGGACTTGATACAGTTTTTATTAGCGAAACCAATTTCTATAAAGATTTACTAAGTCTTGCGGAAAAGTTAGGTGCAAGGGCAATAATTAGTGGGGCAATAGCATCAAATTTCCAGAAGACTAGAATAGAAAAGTTCTGTACTGAAAATAACCTTCTATCCTATTCACCGCTGTGGCTTATGGATCAGGAAAATGAATTAAGAAGCGTAATTCTTTCAGGGATAAGACCCATAATAGTGAGCGTTTCGGCGGAAGGCCTTGGACATGAAAATCTTGGGAAGGTGATTGACCAGGACATGATCTCTGAACTGATAAAACTGAGAAATAGTTTGAGAATCAACATTGCTGGAGAGGGGGGAGAATATGAATCTCTGGTCATTGGATTTAATAAAAAGATCCTCAAAATTCAAAAATTTGAAGATGTAATGGATGGTTCAATGGCATACAGAAAAATAGATAAAATAGAACTACAGGATTAA
- a CDS encoding MMPL family transporter: protein MFESVFERIGKGVSKNSGKIIVIWIVLIVLMGYGALLVFSHTSFDITSGFGSSKTMSGNATSEVSKYFSPSAAGQSTNTSELIIVSQNITTTTSQGMNALISFQSEMNKYLKTTKNYTGTENIIVTERDTLQNYTNGILKLISANYNITKNMNELGSGINKTSPIFLGPEEIYFLSLNNAYINGRNVTESESLAYNTVIQELPSNSPVFNLQKAYTNLFSKYVNSTLTSSNVNQLNAIMQVGSELSLKDSSFNASLSSYGLYPIGQFIIVHQNLTRYVSSPLSENVNLSIQLLKEESGNSFSKIKTLIVSTDNTSIIQFAGMAYNLSQPATKLQLDSIANLLSVRSSLKDFAGNPLFEANKNFLSTYLSSVINSTSVKAVVNQFMSSYPLQDLPLVPTPYLYHNFVGYNHSTSIFIYTFKGNYSARVGNKIQSIANNASSLYKGSKFLVAGSNELASQLSGEVTSGLIKALGAGILISILIVGLFFRSVKAAFIPILMFMVSTVVSLGIVGYLYTYVLHTEASFITPTLLLIFILGLSSDYTVYIMARYRSELRKKTERPTVMSARWAGHAVFTSGLTVILSEVVLWLANIPFFSDSGFANAIGVTITLLVANTLLLSILHRYGTKIFKKTANGEFHEGSHKHLHAIGLFSTKHIKAMVAIFVVVSILGLTVYEVTPSGIDILKLLPQSPATSAIQVVNDSFNGDFFDRDFEIVQLPQPLVSNGVLNTAEMSTVLQIENATINTKGISEVLGPGRPFGYYTGYVPSNVPSAAAATYINQTNTFISTTNPNYVEIVFQTYNIGWGNKAINTVTNLYGNIKAVPDAKTTYSVAVGGLTQSLSDALHTTQVSFSEILPILAITIFLILLIQLSSVLTPLRLIIMVMAVVLASLSVSYVIFHYLQGFPVVIFMPVFVFITLLAVGLDYDIFMITRVREEVMKGSGLRDAVVTSVTENGSVIMLLGTLLFVTFAALYFSAIPLVQEIGIGVGLGVLIDTFISWPFFIPAIMTIIKKYNWWPSKLSDKP from the coding sequence ATGTTTGAGTCCGTCTTTGAGAGGATTGGCAAAGGTGTATCAAAGAATAGCGGAAAAATTATTGTTATATGGATAGTTTTGATCGTGTTGATGGGTTATGGTGCGCTTCTAGTCTTTTCACACACTAGCTTCGATATTACCAGTGGGTTTGGTTCTAGTAAAACAATGTCTGGTAACGCCACTTCTGAAGTATCTAAATATTTTAGTCCATCTGCCGCAGGACAGTCTACCAACACATCAGAATTAATAATTGTTTCACAAAATATTACAACAACCACCTCTCAGGGAATGAATGCACTTATAAGTTTTCAAAGTGAAATGAATAAGTATCTGAAAACAACTAAAAATTATACAGGAACAGAAAACATTATTGTCACTGAGAGAGATACGCTACAAAACTACACTAACGGGATACTTAAATTGATTTCCGCCAACTATAATATTACAAAGAATATGAACGAACTTGGATCCGGAATAAACAAAACAAGCCCTATATTTTTGGGTCCGGAAGAGATCTATTTTCTGTCCTTAAATAACGCTTATATTAATGGAAGAAACGTGACTGAATCCGAATCCCTAGCATATAATACAGTGATTCAGGAGTTGCCCTCGAATAGTCCTGTATTCAATTTACAGAAAGCATACACCAACCTGTTCTCGAAATATGTGAATTCGACATTAACATCAAGCAATGTGAACCAATTAAATGCCATTATGCAGGTCGGCTCAGAACTTAGTCTTAAGGATTCATCTTTTAATGCATCCCTAAGTAGTTATGGTCTATACCCAATAGGTCAATTTATAATAGTTCACCAGAATCTAACCAGATACGTATCAAGCCCTTTAAGTGAGAATGTAAACCTTTCTATCCAACTTCTTAAGGAGGAATCGGGAAATTCCTTTTCTAAAATTAAGACTTTAATTGTTTCTACGGATAATACTTCAATAATTCAATTTGCCGGTATGGCATATAACCTCAGCCAGCCAGCAACTAAGCTACAGCTTGATTCAATAGCAAATCTTCTTTCAGTAAGGTCTAGTTTAAAAGATTTTGCAGGAAACCCACTATTTGAGGCGAATAAAAACTTCCTATCGACTTATCTTAGCTCAGTTATTAATTCAACCTCCGTAAAGGCGGTTGTAAACCAGTTTATGTCCTCTTATCCATTACAGGATTTGCCTCTGGTTCCGACACCGTATCTTTATCATAACTTTGTGGGCTATAATCACAGTACATCCATATTCATTTATACCTTTAAGGGGAATTATTCTGCTAGGGTTGGTAATAAAATTCAGTCCATTGCTAATAATGCCTCCTCCCTGTATAAAGGAAGCAAGTTTCTGGTAGCAGGATCAAATGAGCTCGCAAGTCAGTTATCAGGAGAGGTTACTTCTGGTTTAATAAAAGCACTGGGAGCTGGTATACTAATTTCGATTCTGATAGTTGGACTGTTCTTCCGGTCTGTAAAGGCTGCCTTTATACCCATACTCATGTTTATGGTTTCTACCGTAGTATCCCTTGGAATAGTAGGATATCTCTATACCTATGTTTTACACACTGAAGCCTCTTTCATAACGCCCACGCTATTATTGATATTTATCCTTGGGCTCAGTAGTGACTATACTGTCTACATAATGGCCAGATACAGATCAGAGCTTCGAAAGAAAACGGAAAGACCAACAGTTATGTCTGCAAGATGGGCTGGTCACGCTGTCTTTACTTCCGGTCTCACAGTGATCCTTTCTGAAGTTGTTCTCTGGCTTGCAAATATACCCTTTTTTAGCGATTCAGGCTTTGCTAACGCAATAGGCGTAACAATTACACTTTTAGTAGCCAATACACTACTACTTTCCATTCTTCACAGGTATGGAACAAAAATATTCAAGAAAACTGCTAATGGAGAATTTCATGAAGGTAGTCATAAACATCTACATGCAATCGGTCTTTTTTCAACGAAACACATTAAAGCAATGGTAGCTATCTTTGTGGTAGTATCAATACTTGGACTAACTGTTTATGAAGTTACGCCTTCGGGAATTGACATACTTAAACTATTACCTCAAAGTCCCGCAACATCTGCCATTCAGGTTGTTAATGATAGCTTTAATGGAGATTTCTTCGATAGAGATTTTGAAATCGTACAGCTCCCACAACCTTTGGTGTCAAATGGAGTTCTCAACACTGCAGAAATGTCGACTGTTCTTCAAATAGAAAACGCAACTATTAATACAAAAGGTATCTCAGAAGTACTTGGACCTGGAAGACCTTTTGGATACTACACCGGTTACGTTCCATCCAATGTTCCATCTGCAGCGGCTGCTACTTACATTAATCAGACAAATACTTTTATAAGTACCACAAACCCAAATTACGTCGAGATAGTATTTCAGACATACAATATAGGATGGGGCAATAAGGCAATTAACACTGTAACCAATCTCTATGGGAACATTAAAGCTGTACCTGATGCGAAAACGACATACAGTGTGGCGGTTGGTGGTTTAACACAGAGCTTATCAGATGCTTTGCACACAACACAGGTATCATTTTCTGAAATCCTTCCAATTCTGGCTATAACCATATTTTTAATACTGCTAATACAGCTCTCATCTGTCCTTACACCTCTCAGGCTAATTATAATGGTTATGGCAGTTGTACTCGCTTCCCTTTCCGTTTCCTATGTTATTTTCCACTATCTCCAGGGATTTCCAGTCGTTATATTCATGCCAGTGTTCGTTTTTATAACTTTACTTGCCGTAGGTCTCGATTATGACATATTTATGATCACAAGAGTGAGAGAGGAAGTAATGAAAGGATCCGGTCTCAGAGATGCTGTGGTAACCAGTGTCACTGAAAATGGAAGCGTGATCATGCTACTTGGAACATTACTATTTGTGACATTCGCAGCGCTTTATTTCAGTGCAATTCCACTCGTCCAGGAGATAGGTATTGGAGTTGGGCTAGGAGTGTTGATAGACACATTCATTAGCTGGCCATTCTTCATTCCAGCAATCATGACCATAATAAAGAAATATAACTGGTGGCCATCAAAACTTTCAGACAAACCATAA
- a CDS encoding peroxiredoxin — protein sequence MVVKVGDMAPDFELPDAKNKVRKLSEFRGGNVVLAFFPGAFTGVCTKEMCAFRDSMAAFNDMKAKVLGISVDTPFSLAKFAETNNLNFDLLSDHGKHVITEYGIVHKNFIGLPKLDVSKRSVFILDKTGKVVYAWVSEDPGKEPDYQVIKDKLKTMN from the coding sequence ATGGTAGTAAAAGTCGGAGATATGGCACCAGATTTCGAATTGCCAGATGCAAAAAACAAGGTTAGAAAGTTATCGGAGTTTAGAGGAGGGAACGTAGTTCTTGCATTCTTCCCAGGAGCATTTACGGGTGTTTGCACAAAGGAAATGTGCGCATTCAGAGACTCTATGGCGGCATTCAATGATATGAAGGCAAAGGTCCTGGGAATTAGCGTTGATACTCCATTTTCACTTGCGAAGTTTGCAGAAACAAACAATCTAAACTTTGATCTTCTCAGTGATCACGGAAAACATGTAATCACTGAATATGGTATAGTCCACAAGAACTTTATAGGTCTTCCAAAGCTGGATGTTTCAAAAAGATCTGTATTTATACTTGATAAGACTGGAAAGGTAGTATATGCATGGGTTTCAGAAGACCCTGGAAAGGAACCAGATTACCAGGTAATAAAGGACAAGCTTAAAACAATGAACTAA